Proteins encoded by one window of Megachile rotundata isolate GNS110a chromosome 10, iyMegRotu1, whole genome shotgun sequence:
- the LOC100883227 gene encoding mitochondrial import inner membrane translocase subunit Tim21 isoform X1: MKMAPARVIPYISYKRFAAISSLRKTCVFSYYNVTSGFRQNASYCTKKTIAKVDTLEHENKIQVGFAEVVKENTKSAGYLAVIVGGVGITAFMFYMIFNELFSSKSPNNIYSKALEDCIKHPKIIDALGEPIKAFREHRQLGRRSPIKYVIFEKDGVKHMRMKFYIQGIRRRGTVNLEVQENESNNYVYTYLYVVIDDLMKTIVKIEDNRNQQSSSSYDETQFDLS, encoded by the exons ATG AAAATGGCTCCAGCAAGAGTAATCCcttatatttcatacaaaagaTTCGCAGCAATATCTAGTCTAAGAAAAACTTGCGTTTTTTCTTATTACAATGTAACATCTGGTTTTCGGCAAAACGCGTCGTACTGCACCAAAAAGACAATTGCAAAAGTCGATACCCTTGAACATGAAAATAAGATTCAAGTGGGATTTGCGGAAGTAG TTAAAGAAAACACCAAATCAGCTGGATATCTAGCTGTAATCGTTGGCGGAGTAGGAATCACGGCTTTCATGTTTTACATGATTTTTAACGAATTATTTTCCAGTAAAAGTCCAAACAACATATACAGTAAAGCGTTAGAGGACTGTATCAAACATCCTAAAATAATCGATGCTCTTGGAGAGCCTATCAAAGCGTTCAGAGAACACAGACAGCTTGGACGTAGAAGTCCCATAAA GTATGTAATCTTTGAAAAGGATGGAGTAAAACACATGAGAATGAAGTTTTATATTCAAGGCATAAGGAGGCGGGGCACTGTAAACTTAGAAGTACAGGAA AACGAATCTAACAATTATGTGTACACATACTTGTACGTGGTCATAGATGATCTAATGAAAACCATTGTTAAAATAGAAGATAACAGGAACCAACAGAGTAGTTCCAGCTATGATGAAACGCAATTTGATTTGAgctaa
- the LOC100883227 gene encoding mitochondrial import inner membrane translocase subunit Tim21 isoform X2 has protein sequence MAPARVIPYISYKRFAAISSLRKTCVFSYYNVTSGFRQNASYCTKKTIAKVDTLEHENKIQVGFAEVVKENTKSAGYLAVIVGGVGITAFMFYMIFNELFSSKSPNNIYSKALEDCIKHPKIIDALGEPIKAFREHRQLGRRSPIKYVIFEKDGVKHMRMKFYIQGIRRRGTVNLEVQENESNNYVYTYLYVVIDDLMKTIVKIEDNRNQQSSSSYDETQFDLS, from the exons ATGGCTCCAGCAAGAGTAATCCcttatatttcatacaaaagaTTCGCAGCAATATCTAGTCTAAGAAAAACTTGCGTTTTTTCTTATTACAATGTAACATCTGGTTTTCGGCAAAACGCGTCGTACTGCACCAAAAAGACAATTGCAAAAGTCGATACCCTTGAACATGAAAATAAGATTCAAGTGGGATTTGCGGAAGTAG TTAAAGAAAACACCAAATCAGCTGGATATCTAGCTGTAATCGTTGGCGGAGTAGGAATCACGGCTTTCATGTTTTACATGATTTTTAACGAATTATTTTCCAGTAAAAGTCCAAACAACATATACAGTAAAGCGTTAGAGGACTGTATCAAACATCCTAAAATAATCGATGCTCTTGGAGAGCCTATCAAAGCGTTCAGAGAACACAGACAGCTTGGACGTAGAAGTCCCATAAA GTATGTAATCTTTGAAAAGGATGGAGTAAAACACATGAGAATGAAGTTTTATATTCAAGGCATAAGGAGGCGGGGCACTGTAAACTTAGAAGTACAGGAA AACGAATCTAACAATTATGTGTACACATACTTGTACGTGGTCATAGATGATCTAATGAAAACCATTGTTAAAATAGAAGATAACAGGAACCAACAGAGTAGTTCCAGCTATGATGAAACGCAATTTGATTTGAgctaa
- the Tg gene encoding transglutaminase isoform X1 codes for MGKFCKCCSCFSRFSAIFRPETVTDSPLKPLCTKPECLPRPPPASPNSGEDFGVPVLTIIDVDLCIPENGDLHRTSRYDLMTRQDDKSRLVVRRGQEFYLHLTLSRDYDPNIDGMSIVFTVDGVEKPQYGHGTLVAIAVLYPGEVSEGSWQATIDAIQPNFLRLKIVPSANAIIGKWKMDIDTKNRNLDGAISYTMKQPFYLIFNPWCPEDIVYMEDEDQRQEYVMAEDGLIWRGSYNRLRPTVWKYSQFERDILDCALHLMIQVGKVRISGRSDPVVISRILSAAVNSPDDNGAVMGNWSDDFGGGTPPTKWLGSQKILQQYYKTKKPVKYGQCWVFSGVLATVCRTLGLPCRVVTNYSSAHDTQSSLTVDYFVDAEGKVMEELNSDSIWNFHVWNEVWMKRLDLSLENPGWQAIDATPQELSEDAYRCGPASVASVKNGEVLRPYDNAFLFAEVNADKVFWRYNGPTQPLKLIRKDVYGIGQYISTKAVGRWAREDITHTYKYPEKSEEERAAMLKALRQSQSLFSRYYLNEEFNDIMFNFELRDDIIIGQPFSVVLLIKNRSSYNEYRVSVILRVETVLYTGRVGDPVKRSKVDRLVRPGVLEEVRMDLSWEEYGPRLMNQCAFNIACLATVKDTNFEYFAQDDFRVRKPDIKIMLENEPMVGETLNATAKFRNPLPIPLKKCRFLIEGPGLDEQLKIKLSESVEVEADAECSFSMVPKFEGRATIAAKFYSKELEDVDGFINFMVKPAKPTANGE; via the exons ATGGGCAAATTTTGCAAGTGTTGTTCGTGTTTCTCAAGATTCAGTGCAATCTTCCGACCGGAGACTGTAACTGACAGTCCGCTGAAGCCGTTATGCACCAAACCAGAGTGCCTTCCACGGCCACCACCTGCATCGCCTAATTCTG GGGAAGACTTTGGTGTTCCGGTGTTGACGATCATAGACGTGGACCTATGCATACCGGAGAACGGAGACTTGCACAGGACGTCGAGATACGATTTGATGACTCGACAGGACGATAAGTCGAGGCTGGTCGTTCGACGGGGACAAGAGTTTTATCTGCACTTGACTTTATCCAGGGACTACGATCCGAACATTGACGGTATGTCGATAGTTTTTACGGTGGATGGAGTGGAGAAGCCGCAATACGGTCACGGAACTCTGGTGGCCATCGCTGTCCTATATCCTGGAGAAGTATCCGAGGGTTCCTGGCAAGCCACCATCGACGCGATTCAACCGAACTTTCTTCGATTGAAG ATCGTTCCATCCGCTAACGCCATAATAGGCAAGTGGAAAATGGATATCGACACTAAAAACAGAAATTTGGACGGCGCTATCAGCTACACGATGAAACAACCGTTTTATTTGATCTTCAATCCTTGGTGCCCAG AGGACATAGTGTACATGGAGGATGAAGATCAGCGACAAGAATACGTGATGGCGGAGGATGGTTTGATATGGCGGGGAAGTTATAATCGCTTGAGGCCAACGGTTTGGAAGTATTCGCAGTTCGAAAGAGATATATTGGACTGTGCTCTACATCTGATGATTCAAGTGGGAAAAGTTCGAATCTCCGGCAGAAGCGATCCCGTCGTTATATCTCGTATCTTGTCCGCAGCC GTAAATTCGCCGGACGATAACGGGGCTGTAATGGGCAATTGGTCCGACGATTTTGGAGGCGGGACTCCACCGACCAAGTGGTTGGGTTCGCAGAAGATTCTGCAGCAGTATTACAAGACCAAGAAACCGGTAAAATACGGACAGTGTTGGGTGTTTTCGGGGGTGTTGGCTACCGTCTGCCGCACTCTGGGACTTCCGTGTCGTGTCGTAACCAACTACTCGAGCGCTCACGACACTCAAAGCAGCTTGACCGTCGATTATTTCGTCGATGCAGAGGGGAAAGTAATGGAGGAGTTGAACAGCGACTCGATATG GAACTTCCACGTGTGGAACGAGGTTTGGATGAAACGATTGGATTTGTCGCTCGAAAATCCTGGCTGGCAAGCGATCGATGCTACACCCCAGGAATTGAGCGAGGACGCGTATCGATGCGGACCTGCTTCCGTGGCTTCGGTGAAGAACGGGGAGGTTCTTCGACCTTACGACAACGCTTTCCTCTTCGCCGAGGTGAACGCGGACAAAGTGTTTTGGCGATACAATGGACCAACCCAGCCTCTAAAATTGATTCGAAAGGACGTATACGG AATCGGTCAATACATCAGCACGAAGGCAGTCGGTAGATGGGCCAGAGAAGATATCACGCATACCTACAAATACCCGGAAA AATCCGAGGAAGAACGAGCTGCCATGTTGAAGGCGCTACGCCAAAGCCAGTCGTTGTTCAGTCGTTATTACTTGAACGAAGAATTCAACGACATCATGTTCAATTTCGAGCTACGCGACGACATAATAATAGGACAACCCTTCAG CGTGGTGCTGCTAATTAAAAACAGAAGCAGTTACAACGAATACAGAGTGTCGGTAATCTTGAGAGTGGAGACTGTTCTATACACGGGTAGAGTCGGCGATCCCGTAAAGAGATCGAAGGTCGATCGATTGGTGAGACCTGGAGTTCTCGAAGAAGTGCGTATGGATCTTTCCTGGGAAGAATACGGGCCTCGATTGATGAATCAATGCGCTTTCAATATCGCTTGTTTGGCAACCGTCAAAGATACCAATTTCGAGTACTTCGCGCAAGACGATTTTCGCGTGAGAAAGCCTGACATCAAGATCATG TTGGAGAACGAACCTATGGTTGGCGAAACACTGAACGCGACTGCGAAGTTTAGAAATCCGTTACCTATCCCGCTGAAGAAATGCAGATTTTTAATCGAAGGGCCAGGTTTGGATGAGCAGTTGAAGATCAAGCTGTCGGAATCGGTGGAGGTCGAGGCCGACGCGGAATGTTCCTTCTCTATGGTACCGAAATTCGAAGGACGCGCCACTATTGCCGCAAAGTTCTATTCGAAGGAGCTCGAAGACGTCGAtggttttatcaattttatggtGAAACCGGCTAAACCTACCGCAAACGGCGAATGA
- the Tg gene encoding transglutaminase isoform X2 encodes MDSVFRSFSRDELGSPNPRRMFYRFYDRYRSFDDRRFRPFPYRFYWEDFGVPVLTIIDVDLCIPENGDLHRTSRYDLMTRQDDKSRLVVRRGQEFYLHLTLSRDYDPNIDGMSIVFTVDGVEKPQYGHGTLVAIAVLYPGEVSEGSWQATIDAIQPNFLRLKIVPSANAIIGKWKMDIDTKNRNLDGAISYTMKQPFYLIFNPWCPEDIVYMEDEDQRQEYVMAEDGLIWRGSYNRLRPTVWKYSQFERDILDCALHLMIQVGKVRISGRSDPVVISRILSAAVNSPDDNGAVMGNWSDDFGGGTPPTKWLGSQKILQQYYKTKKPVKYGQCWVFSGVLATVCRTLGLPCRVVTNYSSAHDTQSSLTVDYFVDAEGKVMEELNSDSIWNFHVWNEVWMKRLDLSLENPGWQAIDATPQELSEDAYRCGPASVASVKNGEVLRPYDNAFLFAEVNADKVFWRYNGPTQPLKLIRKDVYGIGQYISTKAVGRWAREDITHTYKYPEKSEEERAAMLKALRQSQSLFSRYYLNEEFNDIMFNFELRDDIIIGQPFSVVLLIKNRSSYNEYRVSVILRVETVLYTGRVGDPVKRSKVDRLVRPGVLEEVRMDLSWEEYGPRLMNQCAFNIACLATVKDTNFEYFAQDDFRVRKPDIKIMLENEPMVGETLNATAKFRNPLPIPLKKCRFLIEGPGLDEQLKIKLSESVEVEADAECSFSMVPKFEGRATIAAKFYSKELEDVDGFINFMVKPAKPTANGE; translated from the exons ATGGATTCAGTATTCCGTTCGTTTTCGAGGGACGAGCTCGGTTCTCCAAATCCTCGAAGGATGTTTTATAGATTTTACGATCGTTACCGGTCTTTCGACGATCGCCGATTCAGGCCGTTTCCGTACCGATTTTATT GGGAAGACTTTGGTGTTCCGGTGTTGACGATCATAGACGTGGACCTATGCATACCGGAGAACGGAGACTTGCACAGGACGTCGAGATACGATTTGATGACTCGACAGGACGATAAGTCGAGGCTGGTCGTTCGACGGGGACAAGAGTTTTATCTGCACTTGACTTTATCCAGGGACTACGATCCGAACATTGACGGTATGTCGATAGTTTTTACGGTGGATGGAGTGGAGAAGCCGCAATACGGTCACGGAACTCTGGTGGCCATCGCTGTCCTATATCCTGGAGAAGTATCCGAGGGTTCCTGGCAAGCCACCATCGACGCGATTCAACCGAACTTTCTTCGATTGAAG ATCGTTCCATCCGCTAACGCCATAATAGGCAAGTGGAAAATGGATATCGACACTAAAAACAGAAATTTGGACGGCGCTATCAGCTACACGATGAAACAACCGTTTTATTTGATCTTCAATCCTTGGTGCCCAG AGGACATAGTGTACATGGAGGATGAAGATCAGCGACAAGAATACGTGATGGCGGAGGATGGTTTGATATGGCGGGGAAGTTATAATCGCTTGAGGCCAACGGTTTGGAAGTATTCGCAGTTCGAAAGAGATATATTGGACTGTGCTCTACATCTGATGATTCAAGTGGGAAAAGTTCGAATCTCCGGCAGAAGCGATCCCGTCGTTATATCTCGTATCTTGTCCGCAGCC GTAAATTCGCCGGACGATAACGGGGCTGTAATGGGCAATTGGTCCGACGATTTTGGAGGCGGGACTCCACCGACCAAGTGGTTGGGTTCGCAGAAGATTCTGCAGCAGTATTACAAGACCAAGAAACCGGTAAAATACGGACAGTGTTGGGTGTTTTCGGGGGTGTTGGCTACCGTCTGCCGCACTCTGGGACTTCCGTGTCGTGTCGTAACCAACTACTCGAGCGCTCACGACACTCAAAGCAGCTTGACCGTCGATTATTTCGTCGATGCAGAGGGGAAAGTAATGGAGGAGTTGAACAGCGACTCGATATG GAACTTCCACGTGTGGAACGAGGTTTGGATGAAACGATTGGATTTGTCGCTCGAAAATCCTGGCTGGCAAGCGATCGATGCTACACCCCAGGAATTGAGCGAGGACGCGTATCGATGCGGACCTGCTTCCGTGGCTTCGGTGAAGAACGGGGAGGTTCTTCGACCTTACGACAACGCTTTCCTCTTCGCCGAGGTGAACGCGGACAAAGTGTTTTGGCGATACAATGGACCAACCCAGCCTCTAAAATTGATTCGAAAGGACGTATACGG AATCGGTCAATACATCAGCACGAAGGCAGTCGGTAGATGGGCCAGAGAAGATATCACGCATACCTACAAATACCCGGAAA AATCCGAGGAAGAACGAGCTGCCATGTTGAAGGCGCTACGCCAAAGCCAGTCGTTGTTCAGTCGTTATTACTTGAACGAAGAATTCAACGACATCATGTTCAATTTCGAGCTACGCGACGACATAATAATAGGACAACCCTTCAG CGTGGTGCTGCTAATTAAAAACAGAAGCAGTTACAACGAATACAGAGTGTCGGTAATCTTGAGAGTGGAGACTGTTCTATACACGGGTAGAGTCGGCGATCCCGTAAAGAGATCGAAGGTCGATCGATTGGTGAGACCTGGAGTTCTCGAAGAAGTGCGTATGGATCTTTCCTGGGAAGAATACGGGCCTCGATTGATGAATCAATGCGCTTTCAATATCGCTTGTTTGGCAACCGTCAAAGATACCAATTTCGAGTACTTCGCGCAAGACGATTTTCGCGTGAGAAAGCCTGACATCAAGATCATG TTGGAGAACGAACCTATGGTTGGCGAAACACTGAACGCGACTGCGAAGTTTAGAAATCCGTTACCTATCCCGCTGAAGAAATGCAGATTTTTAATCGAAGGGCCAGGTTTGGATGAGCAGTTGAAGATCAAGCTGTCGGAATCGGTGGAGGTCGAGGCCGACGCGGAATGTTCCTTCTCTATGGTACCGAAATTCGAAGGACGCGCCACTATTGCCGCAAAGTTCTATTCGAAGGAGCTCGAAGACGTCGAtggttttatcaattttatggtGAAACCGGCTAAACCTACCGCAAACGGCGAATGA